Proteins from one Entomospira culicis genomic window:
- the deoD gene encoding purine-nucleoside phosphorylase, producing the protein MTAHNEAKVGEIAPNILLPGDPLRAKFIADNYLENVKQYNSVRNMFGFTGTYKGVPVSVQGTGMGIPSISIYVHELLANYGCKNLIRIGSAGAIHEEIKVREIILGTAASTTSGVNKDRFNGLDFAPAADFDLALAAAQSAEELGFALRKGTILSSDIFYDDNPKFYEKWAKYGVLAVEMEAAGLYTLAAKHRARALTLVTVSDHIVTGESTSAEERQNTFTQMMEIALESLVKMHAKG; encoded by the coding sequence ATGACAGCGCACAACGAAGCAAAAGTGGGAGAGATCGCTCCCAATATCTTATTACCGGGCGACCCATTACGTGCTAAATTTATTGCCGATAATTATTTAGAAAATGTCAAACAGTACAATAGCGTACGCAACATGTTTGGTTTTACGGGTACGTACAAAGGCGTTCCCGTGAGCGTGCAGGGTACGGGCATGGGGATTCCCTCTATCTCGATTTATGTACATGAGTTGTTGGCAAACTATGGTTGCAAAAATTTGATTCGCATCGGATCGGCTGGCGCTATCCACGAAGAGATTAAAGTGCGCGAGATTATTCTTGGTACGGCGGCAAGCACCACTAGCGGTGTCAACAAAGATCGCTTTAACGGCTTAGATTTTGCTCCCGCTGCCGACTTCGACCTCGCCTTGGCCGCCGCGCAATCGGCTGAAGAGTTGGGCTTTGCCTTGCGTAAAGGGACAATTCTCTCTAGTGATATCTTTTATGATGATAATCCTAAATTCTACGAAAAGTGGGCAAAGTATGGCGTACTTGCCGTGGAGATGGAGGCTGCCGGTCTCTACACCCTCGCTGCGAAGCATCGTGCGCGTGCGCTTACATTAGTCACGGTGAGCGATCATATCGTTACGGGCGAGAGCACTTCGGCTGAGGAGCGTCAAAACACCTTCACGCAGATGATGGAGATTGCTTTGGAGTCGCTCGTTAAGATGCACGCAAAGGGATAA
- a CDS encoding 4Fe-4S double cluster binding domain-containing protein, with amino-acid sequence MHLSSDDLIAQCKALALGRGFLQAGVANQHGSSYLTLAVPYLSATQESRQVMGLFACHDNYQAAVRLAKELRKDLASLFNLPPKSFSIACNSRHLNEKKLAVDAGIGVYGKNSLVIVDGWGSFVVLLAVELPLYFLHLQPVNRVAERCLSCNLCQRACPPNALHHAYRLDRTLCLQSMASNGMLPVSDNLPVIYGCDICQNVCPYNKSALAYYKEAAAEATLEPWCDLALWERGDLADIQKAVKSSPLKFSWLDKEALMLNARVRAWSRAMRWAVQKELDSE; translated from the coding sequence GTGCACCTATCTTCGGACGATCTTATTGCACAGTGCAAAGCGCTCGCCTTAGGTCGTGGTTTCTTACAAGCAGGGGTAGCTAACCAGCATGGTTCTAGTTATCTCACCCTTGCTGTCCCCTATTTATCTGCTACGCAAGAGAGTCGGCAGGTGATGGGTCTCTTTGCCTGTCATGATAATTATCAGGCGGCGGTGCGTCTTGCCAAAGAGTTGCGCAAAGATTTAGCCTCGCTCTTCAACCTTCCACCCAAGAGCTTTAGCATTGCTTGCAATTCTCGTCATCTCAACGAAAAGAAGCTTGCTGTGGATGCAGGCATTGGCGTGTACGGCAAAAATTCTTTAGTGATTGTGGATGGTTGGGGTTCGTTTGTTGTATTGCTTGCGGTGGAGCTTCCGCTCTACTTTCTTCACCTGCAACCGGTCAATCGTGTTGCCGAGCGTTGTCTCTCGTGCAATCTCTGCCAAAGGGCGTGTCCTCCCAACGCGTTGCACCATGCCTATCGTCTTGATCGAACGCTCTGCTTACAATCAATGGCGAGTAATGGCATGCTCCCCGTCAGCGATAATTTGCCGGTCATTTACGGGTGCGATATCTGTCAAAATGTCTGCCCTTACAATAAATCGGCGCTGGCATACTACAAAGAGGCCGCCGCTGAAGCAACTTTAGAGCCTTGGTGCGATTTGGCTCTTTGGGAACGCGGGGATTTAGCCGATATTCAAAAGGCAGTGAAGTCATCACCATTGAAATTTAGTTGGTTAGATAAAGAGGCGTTGATGCTCAATGCGCGGGTGCGGGCGTGGTCTCGAGCGATGCGTTGGGCGGTGCAAAAGGAGTTGGATAGTGAATAG
- the secA gene encoding preprotein translocase subunit SecA, whose translation MLSAMLNGLFGTKQERDLKELVPYLRAVNKLEPWAVALGDQDFPLQTRTLKEELKAGASLDSLLPRAFALAREACRRVLGERPYDVQILGALTLHEGRITEMKTGEGKTLTGVPAAYLNALTGKGVHIVTVNDYLASRDKAQMEKVHNFLGLTVGLILPNMDNNARKEAYACDITYATNNELGFDYLRDNMAWDMRAKSMREERNFCIIDEIDSILIDEARTPLIISGPDEEEDTSVIQKVNTLVSYFVEVEKDPVTGQYPLEDPLIKTVHTGDFKLDEKSKRILFTDAGFNKMEGLLQKAGIITGSLFEGKNFEYVHYVTQAMKAHKLFFIDVDYVVVEGQVQIVDEFTGRVLHGRRYSDGLHQAIEAKENIRVAKRSLTMATITFQNFFRMYDKISGMTGTADTEAREFTKIYKLDVAVMPTNRPIVRDDEQDEIYLNHQFKMEAIAKDVKERHSVGQPVLIGTVSVDRSEQLSKVLTKAGVPHEVLNAKNHGREALIIAEAGASGAVTIATNMAGRGTDIKLGGNPEVRARKHVDPEQDPERYQQIYQKELERNAMEYQAIKALGGLYIVGTERHESRRIDNQLRGRAGRQGDPGRSKFYISLDDDLMRLFGGERFRALMGKWGMDSGEALQHGLVSKSIERAQKRVEERNYEIRKHLLDYDDVLNRQRQHIYTLRDSLLKEEMMSRRLIRTASELTSEFLEAYHKSKNRQESESSDAQFLQDLHMQFGFTPADVEQFLNASLDLQRQEMNTFFELDMSEKASAIEPEMFNKFLRFEYLRQLDRKWQQHLDAMEGLREAVNLRTYAQRNPLVEYKLEGFQMFDAMIDDLARVIVARIFRVKLQPVQSVENRPKATVSTHQSMGNLLSGGGGGAEAPKSVSPSATPPKTSQPINIQRRVEKVGRNDPCPCGSGKKYKQCHGK comes from the coding sequence ATGCTATCGGCGATGTTAAATGGCTTGTTTGGAACAAAACAAGAACGTGATCTCAAAGAGCTCGTGCCTTATCTACGAGCCGTAAATAAGTTGGAACCATGGGCAGTGGCTCTTGGCGATCAAGATTTTCCGCTTCAAACGCGTACGCTCAAAGAGGAGCTAAAAGCAGGCGCATCTTTGGATAGCCTCTTGCCCCGCGCCTTTGCTCTAGCCAGAGAGGCCTGTCGACGTGTTTTGGGTGAACGCCCCTACGATGTCCAGATCCTCGGTGCGCTCACGCTCCATGAAGGGCGCATCACCGAGATGAAGACCGGTGAGGGGAAGACGCTCACTGGCGTGCCGGCTGCCTATCTCAATGCGCTCACGGGTAAAGGCGTGCATATCGTTACCGTGAACGATTATCTGGCCTCTCGCGACAAAGCCCAGATGGAGAAGGTGCACAACTTCTTAGGACTCACCGTGGGGCTTATCCTACCTAACATGGATAATAACGCGCGTAAAGAGGCCTATGCCTGTGATATCACCTATGCGACTAATAATGAGCTAGGCTTTGATTATCTGCGCGATAATATGGCTTGGGATATGCGCGCCAAGAGCATGCGTGAGGAGCGTAATTTTTGTATTATTGATGAGATCGACTCGATTTTAATCGACGAAGCGCGAACGCCATTGATTATTTCAGGGCCAGACGAGGAGGAAGATACCTCCGTGATCCAGAAGGTCAACACGTTGGTCTCTTACTTTGTCGAGGTGGAGAAGGATCCCGTTACGGGGCAGTATCCTTTAGAAGATCCGCTTATTAAAACCGTGCATACCGGCGATTTTAAACTCGACGAAAAGAGTAAGCGTATTCTCTTTACCGACGCGGGTTTTAATAAAATGGAAGGGCTTCTTCAGAAGGCAGGCATCATTACAGGTAGCCTGTTTGAGGGGAAGAATTTTGAGTATGTCCATTATGTAACCCAAGCGATGAAGGCGCATAAGCTCTTCTTTATCGATGTGGATTATGTGGTAGTTGAGGGGCAAGTACAGATTGTCGATGAGTTTACCGGGCGTGTGTTACACGGGCGACGCTACTCTGATGGTTTGCATCAAGCCATCGAGGCCAAGGAGAATATCCGTGTGGCTAAGCGTAGCCTTACCATGGCGACCATCACGTTTCAGAATTTCTTCCGTATGTATGATAAGATTAGTGGTATGACCGGTACTGCTGACACCGAGGCGCGTGAGTTTACCAAAATTTATAAGTTAGATGTTGCGGTTATGCCAACCAACCGTCCGATTGTCCGTGATGACGAGCAAGATGAGATCTATCTAAACCATCAATTTAAGATGGAAGCGATTGCTAAGGATGTGAAGGAACGCCATAGCGTGGGGCAACCTGTGCTGATTGGTACGGTGAGCGTCGATCGTAGTGAGCAGTTGTCGAAGGTTTTGACCAAGGCAGGCGTGCCACACGAGGTATTGAACGCGAAGAATCATGGCCGTGAAGCGCTGATTATTGCCGAAGCTGGAGCATCGGGGGCGGTTACGATTGCCACCAATATGGCAGGGCGTGGTACTGATATTAAGCTGGGCGGTAATCCCGAGGTTCGCGCGCGAAAACATGTTGACCCAGAACAAGATCCTGAACGCTATCAACAGATTTATCAAAAAGAACTCGAGCGTAATGCCATGGAGTACCAAGCCATTAAAGCGCTGGGTGGTCTCTATATTGTCGGTACTGAGCGTCATGAGAGTCGCCGTATTGATAATCAGTTGCGTGGCCGTGCAGGGCGTCAGGGTGATCCGGGGCGATCGAAATTCTATATCTCTTTAGACGACGATTTGATGCGTCTCTTTGGTGGCGAACGCTTCCGCGCGTTGATGGGTAAGTGGGGTATGGACAGCGGTGAAGCGTTGCAACATGGTCTTGTCTCTAAGTCTATTGAGCGAGCACAGAAGCGCGTCGAAGAGCGTAATTATGAAATACGCAAGCATTTGCTCGATTATGATGATGTGCTCAATCGCCAACGTCAACATATTTACACCTTGCGCGATAGCCTTCTCAAAGAAGAGATGATGTCGCGTCGCTTGATCCGTACGGCAAGTGAGTTGACGAGTGAATTTTTGGAAGCGTATCATAAGAGTAAAAATCGGCAAGAGAGCGAGAGTAGCGATGCGCAATTCTTGCAAGATCTGCATATGCAGTTTGGGTTTACCCCTGCTGATGTAGAACAATTTTTGAACGCTTCGTTAGATCTTCAACGGCAAGAGATGAACACCTTCTTTGAACTTGATATGAGTGAGAAGGCGAGTGCGATTGAACCTGAAATGTTTAATAAGTTCTTGCGCTTTGAATACTTACGTCAATTAGACCGTAAGTGGCAACAACATCTTGACGCGATGGAGGGCTTACGTGAGGCAGTTAATCTTCGCACTTATGCCCAACGTAATCCGCTAGTGGAGTATAAGCTTGAGGGTTTTCAGATGTTTGATGCGATGATCGACGACTTAGCACGGGTGATTGTGGCGCGTATCTTCAGAGTAAAACTCCAGCCAGTGCAGAGCGTGGAAAATCGCCCCAAAGCAACGGTGAGTACGCACCAGAGCATGGGCAACCTCCTCTCTGGTGGTGGTGGGGGTGCAGAAGCGCCTAAAAGTGTTTCTCCTAGCGCAACTCCGCCTAAGACTAGCCAACCGATCAATATCCAGCGACGCGTGGAGAAGGTCGGGCGCAACGATCCTTGTCCTTGTGGCTCGGGTAAAAAGTATAAGCAGTGCCATGGTAAGTAA
- a CDS encoding Ldh family oxidoreductase — protein sequence MSNQPYVQIAYDDLVTLVKDIFVGAKVSADNAQAAADVLVMADAQGISSHGVARTQRYLNDIAKGVTHPDTPHQVLKSGPSFEVWEGNHGLGSVLSNKAMKRAIELAKNSGVGMISVRCSSHHGITSYYTHEALAHDMIGVAMTNTAPLGIPTGGLGARFGTNPLAFAAPTTGKLPPFILDMATTNVTRGAVEIKLRNGDPIPDGWAIDSEGKTPTDAKAFLDGLLNLEGGLLPLGGASAGHKGYGLAMMVEIFTSLLCGGDYGINVRDTPETAACVNHFFMAIDIKQFRDLDHFKTDMDDYLQMMLDTKRADPLKPIYYAGQIPHANMVTAKKDGVKILASVYEELKSIANKYSVHVPSAKAL from the coding sequence ATGTCCAACCAACCCTATGTGCAGATCGCCTATGACGATCTGGTAACCCTCGTGAAGGATATTTTTGTCGGTGCCAAGGTGAGTGCCGATAACGCCCAAGCTGCCGCCGATGTCCTTGTCATGGCCGATGCCCAAGGCATTAGTAGTCATGGCGTTGCCCGTACCCAGCGCTATCTTAACGACATCGCCAAGGGAGTAACCCACCCCGATACGCCACACCAAGTCCTCAAAAGTGGCCCCTCGTTTGAGGTTTGGGAGGGCAACCACGGCTTAGGTTCTGTCCTCTCCAACAAAGCCATGAAGCGCGCTATCGAGCTGGCAAAAAACTCTGGGGTAGGCATGATTAGCGTACGATGTAGTAGCCACCACGGTATCACCAGCTACTACACCCACGAAGCTCTTGCCCACGACATGATCGGCGTCGCCATGACCAACACCGCCCCCCTAGGCATCCCCACCGGTGGACTTGGCGCGCGCTTTGGTACCAATCCCTTAGCCTTCGCCGCTCCTACCACGGGCAAGCTTCCCCCCTTTATCCTAGATATGGCCACCACCAACGTTACCCGTGGCGCTGTGGAGATCAAACTGCGTAATGGCGACCCCATTCCAGATGGTTGGGCAATCGACAGCGAAGGGAAAACCCCCACCGACGCCAAAGCCTTTCTCGATGGACTACTCAACCTTGAAGGTGGACTGCTACCCCTAGGCGGTGCCAGTGCAGGACACAAAGGCTACGGGCTTGCCATGATGGTCGAGATCTTCACCTCGCTCTTGTGCGGAGGCGATTACGGCATCAATGTGCGCGATACCCCAGAGACCGCCGCCTGCGTCAACCACTTCTTCATGGCAATCGATATCAAACAATTTCGCGATTTAGATCACTTTAAAACCGATATGGACGACTACCTCCAGATGATGCTCGATACCAAGCGCGCCGATCCGCTCAAACCCATCTACTACGCAGGGCAAATCCCTCACGCCAACATGGTTACCGCCAAAAAGGATGGCGTAAAGATTCTCGCCTCGGTGTATGAAGAGCTCAAGAGCATCGCCAACAAATACAGCGTACACGTGCCTAGCGCCAAAGCACTCTAA
- the murA gene encoding UDP-N-acetylglucosamine 1-carboxyvinyltransferase: protein MRKYVIEGGYPLKGKITVKGNKNAALPCIAAALLTDEPVTLHNVPEIADVLVMFEVIEDLGGSVTKEGAGVYRIESVINKNELSKEKMQKIRAGILFAGPMLARRNEVIIPPPGGDVIGRRRLDTHFLAFEGLGAQVHIDQSYHVKTNKLVGSDIFLDEASVTATENAIMAAAMAEGTTILRNAASEPHIQDLCNMINAMGGAISGIGSNVLTIEGKEKLHGTTFTIGSDFMEVGSFIALAAATKSELVIEHAAPENLRMIQMAFAKLGISWQVVGDDLHVGTPQEMRIKKDLGGAIPTIDDAPWPGFPADLTSIMVVAATQCEGTILIHEKMYESRMFFVDKLISMGAGIILCDPHRAVISGPSRLSGAAQLASPDVRAGMAMIIAALAASGTSTISNVYQIERGYENIVERLQQLGAKIKVVEE, encoded by the coding sequence ATGCGAAAATACGTGATTGAAGGTGGCTATCCACTCAAGGGGAAGATCACCGTGAAGGGAAACAAGAATGCGGCGCTTCCCTGTATTGCCGCGGCATTATTAACAGACGAACCAGTTACTTTACACAATGTACCCGAAATTGCTGATGTTTTAGTGATGTTTGAGGTCATTGAAGACCTCGGTGGCAGTGTAACCAAAGAAGGCGCAGGCGTCTATCGCATTGAGAGTGTCATTAATAAAAATGAGCTTAGTAAAGAGAAAATGCAAAAAATTCGTGCCGGTATTCTCTTTGCAGGGCCCATGCTGGCGCGTAGAAATGAAGTAATTATTCCGCCTCCCGGTGGAGATGTGATTGGACGTCGTCGCCTAGACACGCACTTTTTGGCTTTTGAGGGATTGGGTGCGCAGGTACATATCGACCAATCTTATCATGTTAAGACCAATAAGCTCGTCGGTAGTGATATCTTTTTAGACGAAGCCTCCGTAACCGCCACCGAAAATGCCATTATGGCTGCGGCGATGGCTGAAGGCACGACTATTTTACGTAATGCTGCCAGCGAGCCACATATTCAGGATTTATGTAACATGATAAACGCTATGGGTGGTGCTATTAGTGGCATTGGCAGTAATGTCTTAACCATTGAGGGGAAGGAGAAGCTACACGGAACAACCTTTACCATTGGTTCAGACTTTATGGAAGTGGGATCGTTTATCGCCCTTGCCGCCGCCACAAAGAGTGAGTTAGTCATCGAGCATGCTGCTCCCGAAAATTTACGCATGATTCAGATGGCTTTTGCCAAACTAGGTATCTCTTGGCAAGTGGTGGGTGATGATTTACACGTTGGCACGCCCCAAGAGATGCGCATTAAAAAAGATTTAGGTGGAGCTATCCCCACCATCGACGATGCGCCTTGGCCGGGATTTCCTGCGGATCTTACCAGTATTATGGTGGTGGCGGCAACGCAGTGTGAAGGAACCATTCTTATTCATGAAAAAATGTACGAAAGCCGTATGTTTTTTGTTGACAAACTGATTAGCATGGGAGCTGGAATCATTCTCTGTGATCCACATCGTGCGGTTATTTCTGGTCCATCACGCCTCTCGGGCGCGGCGCAACTCGCTAGTCCAGATGTGCGTGCAGGGATGGCGATGATCATTGCGGCCTTGGCAGCTAGCGGAACGTCTACCATCTCCAATGTTTACCAAATTGAACGTGGCTATGAAAATATTGTCGAGCGTCTTCAACAACTCGGTGCAAAAATCAAAGTGGTAGAAGAGTAA
- a CDS encoding TraB/GumN family protein, which yields MKHPKSTMILAIILLLALPSARILPKPTPPRKEHTMLFFKASREETTLYLFGSIGGVFKPDLVYPLPARIHQALASSQLYLYHRISEEDIAHLDQASISQQPWDKLLTPEALRQLTAIVQAMPLQEEQKAILLSYHPWLVMQLLYYNTLTQLGFHAQSEEEYLLNHALEKEIPSKTFQLLPAEIPYLLTTSQRYPNELYQWVFMKLRFLQGGINLAEALQHAWLKGDIDTVLDQLVISRSPDFAFMQEDELLLYEATNQIIWASVDQFLSSTEHDQPTLFLALPAEYLLDSGGFASYLEEMGFQLTQI from the coding sequence ATGAAACACCCTAAATCCACCATGATTCTCGCCATCATCCTTCTCCTAGCATTGCCCTCCGCGCGCATTCTTCCCAAGCCAACCCCGCCTCGTAAGGAGCACACTATGCTCTTCTTTAAAGCATCCAGAGAAGAGACCACCCTCTACCTCTTTGGCTCTATTGGGGGCGTCTTTAAACCCGATCTCGTCTACCCGCTACCAGCGCGTATTCACCAAGCCCTCGCATCCAGCCAGCTCTATCTTTATCATAGAATTTCCGAAGAAGATATCGCGCACTTAGACCAAGCAAGCATCAGCCAACAACCGTGGGATAAATTGCTCACCCCAGAAGCGCTCCGACAACTCACCGCCATTGTGCAAGCCATGCCTCTACAGGAAGAGCAAAAGGCGATCCTCCTCTCCTATCACCCATGGCTAGTTATGCAACTTCTTTATTATAATACCTTGACCCAACTAGGATTTCACGCCCAGTCCGAAGAAGAGTATCTCCTTAATCACGCGCTAGAAAAAGAGATCCCCAGCAAAACCTTCCAGCTCTTGCCGGCAGAAATTCCCTATCTCTTAACCACCTCGCAACGCTATCCCAACGAGCTCTACCAATGGGTGTTTATGAAGTTACGCTTTTTACAGGGGGGAATCAACCTAGCCGAAGCATTACAACATGCGTGGCTCAAAGGTGATATCGATACAGTATTGGATCAATTAGTGATCTCCCGCTCGCCAGATTTTGCCTTTATGCAAGAAGACGAACTGCTCCTCTACGAAGCAACCAACCAAATCATTTGGGCAAGCGTAGATCAATTTCTTAGCTCAACAGAGCATGACCAGCCAACCTTATTCCTCGCTCTACCAGCGGAATACCTCCTAGATAGCGGAGGCTTTGCCAGCTACCTAGAAGAGATGGGCTTTCAATTGACACAAATATAA
- a CDS encoding adenine phosphoribosyltransferase produces the protein MNEPFDIDAYIGKVPNFPKEGILFYDISPILQHPPALAHVIQKIQHHYKDQPIDAIAGLEARGFYFAPALAIAMQKPFYPIRKAGKLPGKVDSQSYDLEYGSASIEMQPAPQLAGKRVLLLDDLIATGGTLQAAATLLQRQGATVEDLCGVIGLPFLNYQESLASFRIYTLINYDKENL, from the coding sequence ATGAACGAACCGTTTGATATCGATGCATATATTGGTAAAGTGCCAAACTTTCCTAAGGAGGGGATTCTCTTTTATGATATCAGCCCGATTCTTCAGCATCCGCCTGCGCTTGCCCATGTTATCCAGAAGATTCAGCATCACTATAAAGATCAACCCATCGATGCCATTGCCGGCTTAGAGGCACGTGGCTTCTACTTTGCACCTGCCCTTGCTATCGCGATGCAAAAGCCCTTCTACCCCATCCGTAAAGCAGGCAAGCTCCCCGGCAAAGTTGATAGCCAAAGCTACGACCTAGAGTATGGCTCTGCCAGCATCGAGATGCAACCAGCCCCCCAACTTGCCGGTAAGCGCGTGCTCCTCCTCGACGACCTCATCGCCACAGGTGGCACACTACAGGCCGCAGCGACCCTTTTACAGCGTCAAGGCGCTACCGTAGAAGATCTCTGTGGCGTCATTGGGCTTCCCTTCCTCAACTACCAAGAGAGCCTTGCCAGTTTCCGCATTTATACTTTAATTAACTACGATAAGGAGAATTTATAA
- a CDS encoding peptide ABC transporter substrate-binding protein, translating into MNRFLGIIGVVSIFAMSSWANPESTILRLALPAHQFNWDPQAIEHDDEHILFSAVYQGLVRLDANSLEPLPALAQAWQVSADGLEYRFTLRPKLRFSDGSAITAQSFYRSILRLIDPNRANPNAELLYMIEGVKDYSLGEESDLRALGIEVLNEREILFRLRHPAPYFFEILAHPALSPLSGSQLPLRWSDPRAIPFSGPYLYAGESEDGIILRRNRLYWQADQVEITTIEVHFHQEEASIDVQLTEGKLDWARNLLPSQLTHDHKFLATQRYSSQYYTFVAREGAYAQGTVRRALIKLLPLNMMRDSGMPMAQSLVPPHKDYPTILGINSDYSEGMSLLEQAGYPEAEGLPTLHVLLFSLDDPRALLMQQAWQRAGIDVQLHTLDSSEYYDSSQWDGIALVEQGWSGEYLDPLTFLSLWLTDSRYNQSTFRSAQFDAMIEASHFLTGKERLLKLAQSEALLMASGVVIPMNFLVDREIVPASAWWGFGRNPLGRQRFEYLRKSEMISLVDVL; encoded by the coding sequence GTGAATAGATTTTTGGGGATTATCGGGGTAGTAAGCATATTTGCGATGTCAAGTTGGGCGAACCCCGAGAGTACGATTTTACGCCTAGCCTTACCGGCACATCAATTTAATTGGGATCCGCAAGCTATCGAACATGACGATGAACATATCCTCTTTTCTGCGGTCTATCAGGGGTTGGTGCGTCTGGATGCAAATTCCCTTGAGCCTCTGCCGGCATTAGCGCAGGCGTGGCAGGTGAGCGCTGATGGCTTGGAGTATCGTTTTACGTTACGTCCTAAGCTTCGTTTTTCGGATGGAAGCGCGATTACTGCACAGAGTTTTTATCGATCGATTCTCCGTTTAATTGACCCTAATCGCGCAAATCCTAATGCCGAACTTCTCTATATGATAGAAGGAGTTAAGGATTATAGCTTAGGAGAAGAGAGCGATCTGCGAGCCCTAGGAATTGAGGTGCTAAACGAGCGTGAAATTCTCTTTCGCCTGCGCCACCCTGCGCCCTATTTTTTTGAGATCTTGGCACATCCTGCCCTCTCTCCTTTGAGTGGCAGTCAGCTTCCCTTGCGTTGGAGCGACCCTCGCGCGATTCCCTTTAGTGGCCCATATCTCTACGCTGGCGAGAGTGAAGATGGCATTATTTTACGGCGAAATCGTCTTTATTGGCAAGCCGATCAGGTGGAGATTACGACAATTGAAGTACACTTTCACCAAGAAGAGGCTTCTATTGATGTGCAGTTGACCGAGGGAAAGCTTGATTGGGCGAGAAATCTTCTGCCCAGTCAACTTACGCACGATCATAAATTTTTAGCGACACAGCGCTACTCTTCCCAATATTATACCTTTGTCGCGCGAGAGGGGGCGTATGCGCAAGGCACTGTGCGTAGGGCTTTGATTAAGTTGCTTCCGCTAAATATGATGCGCGATAGTGGTATGCCGATGGCGCAATCGTTGGTACCACCACATAAGGATTATCCCACAATTTTAGGAATTAACAGCGATTACAGCGAGGGGATGTCTCTTTTGGAGCAGGCAGGCTACCCCGAAGCCGAGGGCTTACCGACGCTTCATGTGTTGCTCTTTTCGTTGGACGATCCGCGCGCGCTGTTAATGCAACAGGCTTGGCAACGCGCCGGCATCGACGTACAATTGCACACCTTGGATTCGTCGGAGTATTATGACAGTTCGCAGTGGGATGGCATTGCGTTGGTGGAGCAGGGCTGGAGTGGCGAGTATCTCGATCCGTTGACATTTTTGTCGTTATGGTTGACGGACTCGCGTTACAATCAGAGTACGTTTCGTAGTGCGCAGTTTGACGCGATGATTGAAGCATCGCACTTTTTGACAGGCAAGGAGCGTCTGCTAAAGCTTGCGCAGAGTGAGGCGTTGCTCATGGCAAGTGGCGTGGTCATTCCGATGAATTTCTTGGTGGATCGCGAGATTGTCCCTGCTTCGGCGTGGTGGGGGTTTGGTCGTAATCCTTTGGGACGCCAGCGTTTTGAGTATCTACGTAAGAGTGAGATGATATCGCTGGTTGATGTGCTATAA